A stretch of Telopea speciosissima isolate NSW1024214 ecotype Mountain lineage chromosome 11, Tspe_v1, whole genome shotgun sequence DNA encodes these proteins:
- the LOC122645279 gene encoding uncharacterized protein LOC122645279 has translation MVQSAQMLFELLDSKIDEIGEDYVIQVVTDNASNYKLADRIWKESGRNGVFVPFWNTVEDFIRASKPLIVVLRIVDGDERAAMPEVYVAMEEAKKKIREHLAHKERLWKKIISIIDRRWECQMERPLYGAALFLNPEKFFMFKENENGELIANLHISLVDVMTRLVVDPAIQDKITLQIDDYRYSKGCFGRDMAIRQRTTINPITWWSTNGGRAFELSKLARRILGLYSYQKRNRLEHSRLNDLVYVQYNSCLHERFQQRQEDLVHPNDDLTWDDVGRAMGASIEAPIRPRRTQASTSRADVTYSRRGHARGRGSSRMADVQDDCELDEDEEEEEDDVNDDENVVDDYVGVEEPRQENRQMRIF, from the exons ATGGTTCAAAGTGCACAAATGCTATTTGAATTGCTTGATAGCAAAattgatgagattggtgaggattaTGTCATTCAAGTTGTGACTGACAATGCTTCAAACTATAAGTTGGCTG ACAGAATTTggaaagaaagtggaagaaacGGTGTttttgtaccattttggaacACTGTGGAGGATTTTATTAGAGCATCTAAGCCacttattgttgttttgaggattgttgatggtgatgagaGGGCTGCAATGCCTGAAGTTTATGTTGCTATGGAAgaggcaaaaaagaaaatacgtGAACATTTAGCACATAAAGAACGGCTGTGGAAGAAAATTATAAGTATCATTGACAGGCGTTGGGAGTGTCAGATGGAGCGTCCATTGTATGGAGCCGCACTATTTCTTAATCCCGAAAAATTTTTCATGttcaaggaaaatgaaaatggcGAACTGATTGCCAATCTACACATCTCATTGGTTGATGTCATGACCAGATTGGTAGTTGACCCTGCTATACAAGACAAGATAACTTTGCAAATTGATGATTATAGATATTCAAAGGGTTGTTTCGGGAGGGATATGGCGATTAGACAACGGACAACCATAAATCCTA ttACTTGGTGGAGTACAAATGGAGGTCGTGCTTTTGAGCTTTCAAAGCTTGCACGACGCATACTAGGccttt atTCATACCAAAAGAGGAATAGACTGGAACATTCTCGTTTGAATGATCTAGTCTATGTTCAATACAATAGCTGCCTCCATGAAAGGTTTCAACAGAGAC AGGAAGATTTAGTCCATCCCAATGATGATCTCACGTGGGATGATGTTGGTAGAGCAATGGGGGCATCGATTGAAGCCCCCATCCGACCAAGGAGAACTCAAGCATCAACCTCTAGAGCCGATGTGACATATTCACGCCGTGGACATGCTAGAGGGAGAGGTAGCTCAAGGATGGCTGATGTTCAGGATGACTGTGAGCTagatgaagatgaggaagaagaggaagatgatgtgaATGACGACGAGAATGTCGTAGATGACTATGTTGGTGTCGAAGAGCCACGACAAGAAAATCGCCAAATGCGGATCTTTTAg
- the LOC122645649 gene encoding pentatricopeptide repeat-containing protein At1g63400-like, giving the protein MTLTELGLLRNRARLRQRFWFRVYYGASSPSLLEENSFDLAPNHETKITAENYARGDILFVSGKCTLFPVVVRVFHSLNVKFAREIRFLEAVEKYGFSHSINAFCIMVHIFSSAGMHKEVRDLLREVVCYCKEVNWNTFALCPTLLELAGAEKSVSVFEVLMMVFTSSLMLEHAVDVFVQAKNIGLEPNVKACNILLQCLVERNKIEFLRSLFEEMKNYGPRPNVFSYTILMNFYCKGDIGQAVTDISQATEILEEMERCGVCPTVVTYGTYIRGLCRVGDAESGLKFLRILRDRNQPLNSQCYNAVIHGFCHKSRLDDAEGVFEEMKRCGVSPDAHSYSILIHGFCKKGNVTKGITLLEEMVIHKIRPSLVSYSSLLGGLCLNGQMEDALKLFHKLEALACNPDQIAYNILIAGCCKLGDFNYVHRLWMEMIRNNFIPDVYNYTSLVHAYCMMGCLEKALELFKLMVDGGVLPNTVTCSVIVDAYCKKGHIDEAFRLLDEMQEQGIIPNLFTFNAIINGLCKERKAERAWELFSLMLSRGLVPDVVIYSTLIDGFVKQSNLKEACKLYARMSKSGIAPNRVTYTSLVSGLCKVNRISEALNLFKEMKAKDLMPDGICYTAIISGFCKIGYMGKACVLFNEMVQNGLLPDVVTYTCLVDGYCKSSRMDIAQQWFNEMIKHNATPNEVTYTALITAYCRLGLKDKAHATYNEMKKVGMLPDDVTYLVLGSDGGRL; this is encoded by the coding sequence ATGACACTGACTGAACTGGGATTGCTGCGTAATCGAGCCCGTCTAAGACAAAGATTCTGGTTCAGAGTGTACTATGGTGCTTCTTCACCATCGCTTTTGGAGGAAAACTCATTTGATTTAGCACCAAACCATGAAACTAAAATTACTGCTGAAAATTATGCTCGAGGAGACATTTTATTTGTCAGTGGAAAGTGTACCCTATTCCCCGTTGTAGTCAGAGTATTTCATTCATTGAATGTGAAGTTTGCAAGGGAAATAAGATTCTTAGAAGCTGTTGAGAAGTATGGATTTTCTCATTCTATCAATGCCTTCTGCATTATGGTTCATATCTTTTCATCAGCAGGAATGCACAAGGAAGTACGTGATCTTTTACGAGAGGTTGTATGCTACTGTAAGGAAGTGAACTGGAACACATTTGCATTGTGTCCCACTCTACTGGAGTTAGCGGGGGCAGAAAAGTCGGTTTCTGTCTTTGAAGTTCTTATGATGGTTTTTACAAGCTCATTAATGCTTGAACATGCTGTAGATGTGTTTGTGCAAGCTAAGAACATTGGACTTGAACCAAATGTCAAAGCATGCAATATCTTGCTCCAGTGTTTGgtggaaagaaacaaaatagaatttttaagAAGTTTATTTGAGGAAATGAAGAACTACGGTCCACGGCCTAATGTTTTCTCTTATACTATTTTGATGAATTTTTACTGTAAAGGAGATATTGGGCAGGCTGTCACAGATATTAGCCAAGCTACTGAAATAttagaagaaatggagaggtgtGGGGTGTGCCCTACAGTTGTGACTTATGGTACATATATTCGTGGGCTCTGCAGGGTTGGGGATGCAGAATCCGGGCTGAAATTCCTTCGAATCTTGAGAGATAGAAACCAGCCCCTCAATAGTCAATGTTATAATGCTGTTATCCATGGCTTTTGCCACAAAAGTAGGTTAGATGATGCTGAGGGGGTCTTTGAAGAAATGAAGAGATGTGGAGTATCACCGGATGCTCACAGCTACAGCATTCTGATTCATGGGTTCTGTAAGAAGGGGAATGTTACGAAAGGCATCACTTTACTGGAGGAAATGGTTATCCATAAAATAAGGCCTTCCCTAGTTAGCTATAGTTCTcttttgggtggtctttgctTGAATGGACAAATGGAAGATGCACTTAAATTGTTCCACAAACTTGAGGCTTTGGCTTGTAATCCTGATCAAATTGCTTATAACATCTTAATAGCAGGATGCTGTAAGCTTGGGGACTTCAATTATGTTCATAGACTTTGGATGGAGATGATCAGAAATAATTTCATCCCTGATGTTTACAACTATACTAGCTTGGTCCATGCTTATTGCATGATGGGATGCTTAGAGAAAGCCTTGGAACTTTTCAAACTTATGGTGGATGGAGGTGTACTGCCAAACACCGTTACATGCAGTGTTATTGTTGATGCATACTGCAAGAAAGGGCACATTGATGAAGCTTTCAGACTCTTGGATGAAATGCAAGAGCAGGGCATTATTCCCAACTTGTTTACATTTAATGCAATCATCAATGGACTGTGcaaggaaaggaaagcagaGAGGGCTTGGGAGCTATTCTCTTTGATGCTGAGTAGGGGTCTTGTTCCCGATGTTGTTATTTATAGTACCCTTATAGATGGTTTTGTCAAACAGTCAAATTTAAAGGAGGCTTGCAAGTTATATGCGAGGATGTCAAAAAGTGGGATTGCACCAAACAGAGTCACGTACACAAGCCTTGTTAGTGGACTGTGCAAGGTTAACAGGATCAGTGAAGCCTTGAATTTATTCAAGGAAATGAAAGCAAAGGATTTGATGCCAGATGGAATTTGTTACACAGCAATTATTTCTGGTTTTTGTAAAATTGGATACATGGGTAAGGCTTGTGTCCTTTTTAATGAAATGGTGCAAAATGGTCTTTTGCCTGATGTAGTCACTTATACTTGTCTGGTTGATGGGTACTGCAAATCAAGCCGGATGGACATTGCGCAGCAGTGGTTTAATGAGATGATAAAGCATAATGCCACTCCGAATGAGGTAACATATACTGCACTTATCACTGCATACTGCAGACTTGGTTTAAAGGATAAAGCTCATGCAACATATAATGAGATGAAGAAGGTGGGTATGTTGCCAGACGATGTTACCTATTTGGTACTTGGGTCGGATGGTGGTAGACTATGA
- the LOC122646591 gene encoding defensin Ec-AMP-D1-like yields MERSMRVFSALLVLSLLFMATEMGPKVAEARLCESQSHHYKGTCVHEKNCAHVCKTEGFHGGKCKGFERKCYCTKTCDP; encoded by the exons ATGGAGCGAAGCATGCGGGTTTTTTCAGCTCTTCTTGTGCTTTCATTGCTTTTCATGGCtactg AGATGGGGCCGAAGGTGGCAGAGGCTAGACTTTGCGAGTCACAGAGTCATCACTACAAAGGGACGTGTGTTCATGAGAAGAACTGTGCTCATGTTTGCAAAACGGAGGGATTTCATGGAGGCAAATGCAAGGGATTTGAACGTAAATGCTACTGCACCAAAACTTGTGATCCATGA
- the LOC122645278 gene encoding putative F-box protein At1g65770, with amino-acid sequence MTVAQKWSELPRELLEKIVKCLTLYADYIRVRAVCVSWQSALPKTPKHLPNQFPLLMLPYNPETDTHCKFYSLSENKSYHLDIPFEIHSKFLCGSCHGWLVTVDNTSSLALFNPFTNAHIDLPSLSEYGSQGLLSLHKVVLSSNPSSSDFMAIAIFRYCSSLLFYKCGDKRWTIVEEPAAEIKFLFRDVIFYKNQIVAVRTDGEVVIMDIIGNHRNSTPEIKIKQILRPPDSITLDHNLYLVESEDEFLIVTQLVGLWRLDDNSANHYITTGFAVYKLNWSKNSTGVINAEWSEVKSLGDWIFFLGLGPSSYFSTNDFPGCRGNCSYFSDDLWNTHLESAGGGNIALFDMENKRIKSLPCNPQGLNWPSPPAIWVTPSPI; translated from the coding sequence ATGACAGTAGCCCAAAAGTGGTCAGAGCTTCCAAGGGAATTGTTAGAGAAGATTGTCAAGTGTCTCACTCTCTATGCCGATTATATTCGAGTTCGAGCAGTCTGCGTTTCATGGCAATCTGCTCTACCAAAGACACCCAAACACCTACCTAACCAGTTCCCACTTTTAATGCTACCCTACAATCCAGAAACTGATACACACTGTAAATTCTACAGCCTTTCTGAGAACAAGTCATATCACCTCGACATTCCTTTTGAGATCCATAGCAAGTTTCTTTGTGGATCATGTCATGGTTGGCTCGTTACAGTAGATAACACTTCTTCCCTTGCCCTCTTCAATCCTTTCACCAATGCCCACATAGATCTTCCATCTTTATCCGAATATGGTTCTCAAGGGTTATTATCTCTACACAAAGTTGTGTTATCATCAAATCCCTCTTCTTCTGATTTCATGGCAATAGCCATATTTAGATATTGTTCAAGTTTGTTATTCTACAAATGTGGAGACAAGAGATGGACTATAGTGGAAGAACCAGCTGCAGAGATCAAATTTTTATTCAGAGATGTTATATTCTACAAGAATCAAATTGTTGCTGTGAGAACAGATGGAGAAGTTGTTATAATGGATATCATTGGTAATCATAGAAATTCTACTCCTGAGATTAAGATTAAGCAGATATTGAGACCACCAGATTCAATCACTCTTGATCATAATTTGTATCTGGTAGAGTCTGAAGATGAGTTTTTGATTGTTACTCAGTTGGTAGGTTTGTGGAGATTGGATGACAACAGTGCTAACCATTATATAACAACTGGGTTTGCTGTTTATAAGCTAAATTGGAGCAAGAACAGCACAGGGGTTATAAATGCAGAGTGGTCTGAAGTGAAGAGCTTAGGTGACTGGATTTTCTTTCTGGGTTTGGGACCTTCGTCTTATTTCTCGACCAATGATTTCCCTGGGTGTAGAGGGAACTGCTCATATTTCAGTGATGATCTCTGGAATACTCACTTGGAGAGTGCCGGAGGGGGTAATATTGCTCTGTTCGACATGGAAAATAAAAGGATTAAATCATTGCCATGCAATCCTCAAGGACTCAATTGGCCGTCTCCCCCTGCAATTTGGGTTACACCCAGTCCCATTTAA